In Thiovibrio frasassiensis, one DNA window encodes the following:
- a CDS encoding efflux RND transporter periplasmic adaptor subunit produces the protein MPRTSTFFLTGFLSLLLTLTGPVVFSPPAGEHPHLHLSAGPGEAHAETQKYTCSMHPFIIRDKPGNCPICGMTLTPLKTAGPGKGAQPGKENTQGGVITIDPVTQQNMGVRLATVSRRDMSRTIRTVGLVGYEEPHQYSLNSKIDGWIERLYVNETGSQVKKGAPLLEIYSPDLVTAQEEYLLALRNKGALANSEVPEIAASGSRLLEASRKRLRYWDISEAQIKNLEKTGTAKKTLTLYAKNSGVITQKKISEGMFVKAGMELFQIADISTVWVYADIYEYELPWLKVGQTASIQLPYQREPVRGRISTIYPYVEAKTRTVKARIDLANPGFELKPDMYVNVSIETQAIKNVLAIPVEAVINSGAQQRVFVALGDGKFQPRLVKLGLQTEDGFVQVVQGLSEKERIVVSAQFMLDSESTLRAATQKMTEPEKQPPPAGKKPGPKAEESLDSLFAK, from the coding sequence ATGCCGCGGACCAGCACATTTTTCCTGACCGGTTTTCTCAGCCTCCTGCTCACCCTTACCGGCCCGGTGGTCTTTTCACCGCCAGCCGGCGAACACCCGCACCTGCACCTCTCGGCCGGACCCGGCGAAGCACACGCCGAAACCCAGAAATACACCTGCAGCATGCATCCCTTCATTATTCGGGATAAACCGGGCAACTGCCCCATCTGCGGCATGACCCTTACCCCGCTGAAAACCGCGGGGCCCGGCAAGGGAGCACAACCGGGAAAAGAAAACACCCAAGGCGGGGTCATCACCATCGATCCGGTGACCCAACAGAACATGGGGGTGCGGCTCGCCACCGTCAGCCGGAGGGACATGAGCCGGACCATCCGCACCGTCGGGTTGGTCGGTTACGAGGAGCCACACCAATATTCCCTCAACTCCAAGATCGACGGCTGGATCGAGCGCCTCTATGTCAATGAAACCGGCAGCCAGGTCAAAAAGGGGGCGCCGCTCCTGGAAATCTACAGCCCGGATCTGGTCACCGCCCAAGAAGAGTACCTCCTGGCCCTGCGCAACAAGGGTGCCCTTGCCAACAGCGAGGTGCCTGAAATCGCCGCCAGCGGCTCCCGTTTGCTGGAAGCCTCCCGCAAGCGCTTACGCTACTGGGATATAAGCGAGGCCCAGATCAAGAACCTGGAAAAAACCGGCACGGCCAAGAAGACCCTCACCCTTTACGCCAAAAACAGCGGGGTTATCACCCAGAAAAAGATCAGCGAGGGCATGTTTGTCAAGGCGGGGATGGAGCTGTTCCAGATCGCCGATATCTCCACGGTCTGGGTCTATGCGGACATCTATGAATATGAGCTGCCCTGGCTCAAGGTCGGCCAGACGGCGAGCATCCAGCTCCCCTACCAGCGGGAGCCGGTCCGGGGCAGAATCAGCACCATCTACCCCTACGTGGAGGCCAAAACCAGGACCGTCAAGGCCCGGATCGACCTGGCCAACCCAGGTTTCGAACTCAAGCCGGACATGTATGTCAATGTCAGCATTGAGACCCAGGCGATCAAGAACGTGCTCGCCATCCCGGTGGAGGCAGTGATCAACTCCGGAGCACAGCAGCGGGTTTTCGTCGCCCTGGGGGACGGCAAATTCCAACCGCGCTTGGTGAAGTTGGGATTGCAGACGGAGGATGGCTTTGTCCAGGTGGTACAGGGGTTGAGCGAAAAAGAGCGCATCGTGGTTTCCGCCCAGTTCATGCTCGACTCGGAAAGTACCCTGCGGGCGGCGACGCAGAAAATGACGGAGCCAGAAAAGCAGCCCCCGCCTGCGGGGAAAAAGCCCGGGCCCAAGGCCGAGGAATCCCTCGATTCTCTCTTCGCAAAATGA
- a CDS encoding TolC family protein, which translates to MHTPIRYLAALLIILATTGGAHAAQNTLPPVLEELIATALAENPELKAAEARFRLYEHNIIPAGSLNDPSLSFSFSNYPVDSFSGNIFPMSGKIVKLSQDFPFPGKLAARTEIAELQAKWYQALLAEQQLQLSRQVKEAYYSLTYTVRAVRIIEKNMRLLDDFIRLSEANYEVGKGQQQDVLKAQVERGKLLDRLYSLRQQHLTSLAGLNRLVNRPSATAVADTPDPPLAAIDTPLEDLQSKAETLRPMYAAYRSLIDRYQAQHKLAELDYNPDFKVGLAYTFREPNNADSGTDFAGIEVGINLPIFRDKRSAAAAEAAAGTRMALAQYQDFRNQVLFNIQDAYSQVQTNHDQAKLYKTGIIPQASQALESAINGYQVGKIPFLTLLDNLMTLYTFELQYQKALSDGQRNLARLEAESGQPGNPAANNAGQPPAPGQEGE; encoded by the coding sequence ATGCATACGCCCATACGTTACTTAGCCGCCCTGCTTATTATCCTCGCCACCACAGGGGGAGCGCATGCAGCGCAAAATACCCTCCCGCCGGTTCTGGAGGAGCTGATCGCTACAGCCCTGGCCGAAAACCCCGAGCTCAAGGCAGCCGAAGCCCGCTTCCGCCTCTATGAACACAATATCATCCCCGCCGGCTCCTTGAACGATCCATCCCTCTCCTTCTCCTTCAGCAACTATCCAGTAGACTCCTTTTCCGGCAACATCTTTCCCATGAGCGGCAAGATCGTCAAACTCTCCCAGGATTTTCCTTTCCCCGGCAAACTCGCGGCCAGAACCGAGATTGCTGAACTCCAGGCCAAATGGTACCAGGCCCTTTTGGCCGAGCAGCAGTTACAGCTCAGCCGCCAAGTCAAGGAGGCGTACTATTCCCTAACCTATACCGTCCGGGCCGTGCGCATCATCGAAAAGAACATGCGGCTGCTGGATGATTTCATCCGCTTGAGCGAGGCCAACTACGAGGTGGGCAAGGGCCAACAGCAGGATGTACTCAAGGCCCAGGTGGAACGGGGCAAACTCCTTGATCGCCTCTACAGCCTGCGCCAGCAGCACCTCACCAGCCTGGCCGGTCTCAACCGTCTGGTCAACCGCCCCTCGGCCACGGCGGTGGCCGACACCCCCGATCCACCCCTTGCCGCCATCGATACCCCCCTGGAGGACCTGCAGAGTAAAGCGGAAACCCTGCGGCCCATGTATGCCGCTTACCGCTCCCTGATCGATCGCTATCAAGCCCAGCACAAACTGGCCGAGCTCGATTACAACCCGGACTTCAAGGTCGGCCTGGCCTACACCTTCCGGGAGCCCAACAATGCTGACTCCGGCACCGACTTTGCCGGAATCGAGGTGGGGATCAACCTGCCGATCTTCCGGGACAAACGCAGTGCTGCAGCCGCCGAAGCAGCGGCCGGGACACGCATGGCCCTTGCCCAGTATCAGGATTTCCGCAATCAGGTGCTTTTCAATATCCAGGATGCCTACAGCCAGGTGCAGACCAACCACGATCAGGCCAAACTGTACAAGACCGGTATCATTCCCCAGGCCAGCCAGGCCTTGGAATCGGCGATCAACGGCTACCAGGTGGGCAAGATTCCCTTCCTCACCCTGCTGGACAACCTGATGACCCTCTACACCTTTGAACTGCAATACCAGAAGGCCCTAAGCGACGGACAGCGCAACCTCGCCCGGCTGGAAGCGGAATCCGGCCAGCCCGGCAACCCGGCCGCTAATAATGCCGGACAACCGCCAGCACCTGGCCAGGAGGGCGAATAA
- a CDS encoding ROK family protein — MNALVGAIEAGGTKFVCAVGTSPQDLTRTQFATGDNPDTLFSAVTNWFVEQQRLRGMLQAIGIGSFGPVDLDKGSPTYGYITSTPKAGWSNTNIHGAVKRVFPHIPVAIDTDVNGAALGEYYWGNAVGLHDFVYITIGTGIGAGGMAGGQLLHGLVHPEMGHILLPRIPGDTFAGVCPFHGGCWEGLCSGPALLARSGMSAELLPAEHEAWEMETQYIASAIATIVCVLSPRRVIIGGSVRKGGQLGSDRFFQMIREKVQLVLHEYIVSPALHEEIGGYIVPPLLGDDAGVCGAIALAQQAAA, encoded by the coding sequence ATGAATGCCCTGGTGGGAGCAATTGAGGCCGGCGGAACCAAATTCGTCTGTGCTGTCGGGACGAGTCCGCAAGACCTGACCCGGACGCAGTTTGCTACCGGAGACAATCCTGACACCTTGTTTTCCGCGGTTACGAACTGGTTTGTTGAGCAACAGCGTCTGCGGGGGATGCTCCAGGCCATCGGCATCGGCTCATTCGGTCCGGTGGATCTCGACAAAGGTTCGCCAACCTACGGCTATATCACCTCCACGCCGAAAGCCGGCTGGAGCAATACCAATATCCATGGTGCGGTAAAAAGGGTTTTTCCGCATATCCCGGTAGCGATCGACACCGATGTCAACGGGGCTGCCTTGGGCGAGTATTATTGGGGCAATGCGGTCGGCTTGCACGATTTTGTCTATATCACTATCGGCACCGGTATCGGCGCAGGCGGGATGGCGGGAGGGCAGCTGCTGCACGGCCTTGTCCATCCCGAGATGGGGCACATCCTGCTTCCGCGCATCCCCGGTGACACCTTCGCCGGAGTATGTCCTTTCCACGGTGGGTGCTGGGAAGGGCTGTGTTCCGGCCCGGCGCTTTTGGCGCGATCCGGGATGAGCGCGGAGCTCCTCCCCGCGGAGCATGAGGCCTGGGAAATGGAAACCCAGTACATTGCCTCCGCTATTGCCACCATCGTCTGCGTTTTATCGCCCCGGCGGGTGATTATCGGCGGGAGTGTGCGAAAGGGTGGGCAACTCGGTTCGGATCGGTTTTTTCAGATGATCCGCGAGAAGGTACAGCTCGTGTTGCATGAATATATCGTTTCTCCGGCCCTGCACGAGGAGATCGGCGGTTATATTGTGCCGCCGCTTCTTGGTGACGATGCCGGGGTGTGTGGAGCCATTGCCTTGGCGCAGCAGGCAGCCGCCTAA
- a CDS encoding LapA family protein, translating to MKVRTLFLLIILGVITVFAALNWNAFMAPTTLSLGVANVQAPLGIIMLGLLAFLSAVFLIFIVSLQTSVLFEARRHARELQANRELADQAEASRFTELRGFLEGELKRQAGFEAESKGAVLARLDQLEQDLRASVEQSGNMLSAYIGELEDRLEKVVQGTTLQSPS from the coding sequence ATGAAGGTGCGTACCCTGTTTTTGCTGATTATCTTAGGTGTAATCACCGTTTTTGCTGCGCTCAATTGGAACGCGTTCATGGCGCCGACCACCCTATCCTTAGGGGTTGCCAACGTTCAGGCACCCCTCGGAATCATCATGCTTGGGTTGTTGGCTTTTCTCTCGGCGGTGTTTCTTATTTTTATCGTCTCTCTGCAGACCTCGGTCCTCTTTGAGGCTCGCCGCCATGCGCGGGAGCTGCAGGCCAATCGAGAGCTTGCGGACCAAGCCGAGGCTTCACGGTTTACCGAACTGCGCGGATTCCTGGAAGGAGAGTTGAAAAGGCAGGCAGGGTTCGAGGCGGAGTCGAAGGGGGCCGTGCTGGCAAGACTGGATCAGCTGGAGCAGGATCTCCGCGCTTCGGTGGAACAGTCGGGGAACATGCTCAGCGCTTACATCGGTGAGCTGGAAGACCGGCTGGAAAAGGTGGTCCAGGGGACGACTTTGCAGTCGCCGTCCTGA
- a CDS encoding YeeE/YedE thiosulfate transporter family protein produces the protein MQEKTGDNGWSPYLAGALVGLLAIVSVYATTQWMGKTTYIGASTTFVRAAGLLERTVAAEHVAANDYFVKEKVRVDWQFMLVLGIFAGALLSSLSDKSFKLERVPPLWAKRFGPSLGKRAVGAFAGGVVAMVGARMADGCPSGHGLSGMMQLSVSAFVALALFIGVGMVVAHLVYGGRKA, from the coding sequence ATGCAAGAGAAAACAGGCGATAATGGCTGGAGCCCGTATCTTGCCGGAGCCCTTGTCGGGCTCCTGGCGATTGTTTCAGTGTATGCAACGACCCAGTGGATGGGGAAAACCACCTACATCGGGGCATCGACCACCTTTGTCCGCGCTGCCGGCCTTTTGGAGCGGACGGTTGCGGCGGAACATGTTGCGGCAAACGACTATTTCGTCAAAGAAAAGGTCCGGGTTGATTGGCAGTTTATGTTGGTGCTCGGAATCTTTGCCGGGGCGTTGCTTTCTTCGCTCTCTGACAAGAGTTTTAAACTGGAACGGGTACCGCCCCTCTGGGCGAAGCGGTTTGGGCCCTCCCTCGGCAAACGAGCGGTGGGCGCTTTCGCCGGTGGGGTTGTCGCCATGGTCGGTGCCCGGATGGCAGATGGCTGTCCAAGCGGACATGGACTCAGCGGCATGATGCAGTTGTCGGTAAGTGCCTTTGTCGCGTTGGCTCTGTTTATTGGCGTCGGCATGGTTGTCGCGCATCTCGTGTATGGAGGACGGAAAGCATGA
- a CDS encoding YeeE/YedE thiosulfate transporter family protein has translation MSIDQWLGLVTGIVFGFLLQKGRVLRFDKQIGALLFQDMTIFKFMLSAVLVGMVGILLLSDLGIITLSHKPMNLGAVVLGGALFGGGWAIMGFCPGTSIGALGEGRWHAIFAVVGMIVGAAVYAELFPFFKATVLAWQDFGKIGLPEALGVSQWLIVLLFGGGVIALFRWFEKKGL, from the coding sequence ATGAGTATCGATCAATGGTTGGGCCTGGTTACAGGAATTGTATTCGGGTTTTTGCTGCAAAAAGGTCGCGTTCTCCGCTTTGATAAGCAGATCGGGGCGCTGCTGTTTCAGGACATGACAATATTCAAGTTCATGCTCTCGGCAGTTCTCGTGGGCATGGTGGGGATTCTGCTCCTTTCCGACCTGGGAATTATCACCTTGAGCCACAAGCCCATGAATCTTGGCGCTGTGGTGCTCGGCGGGGCCTTGTTTGGCGGGGGTTGGGCGATCATGGGCTTTTGTCCCGGCACCTCCATCGGTGCTTTGGGGGAAGGGAGGTGGCATGCGATTTTTGCCGTTGTCGGCATGATCGTGGGTGCCGCAGTCTATGCGGAACTCTTTCCCTTTTTTAAAGCAACTGTTTTGGCCTGGCAAGATTTTGGCAAGATCGGCTTGCCCGAAGCGCTTGGTGTTTCGCAATGGCTCATCGTCCTCTTGTTTGGCGGCGGGGTTATCGCTCTGTTCCGTTGGTTTGAAAAGAAGGGGTTGTGA
- a CDS encoding DUF805 domain-containing protein → MSFGQAIRTCFSKYAEFNDRASRPEFWWWTLFVVLASMAAGIIGEAASALFSLATILPGLAVGARRLHDTNRSGWFQLLWLIPVVGWILLIVWFAQAGKEPNRFGSAG, encoded by the coding sequence ATGAGCTTTGGCCAAGCAATCAGAACCTGTTTTTCTAAGTATGCGGAGTTTAACGACCGGGCTTCTCGGCCGGAATTTTGGTGGTGGACGCTCTTTGTGGTGTTGGCGTCCATGGCTGCTGGCATTATCGGAGAAGCGGCTTCAGCTCTTTTTTCTTTGGCCACAATCCTGCCGGGGTTGGCGGTGGGGGCGCGAAGACTGCATGATACAAACAGGAGCGGCTGGTTTCAGCTCCTGTGGCTCATTCCCGTGGTCGGCTGGATTCTGCTTATCGTCTGGTTCGCGCAGGCAGGCAAGGAGCCGAATCGTTTCGGTTCCGCTGGATAG
- a CDS encoding amino acid permease gives MGMKIFRTKSTTPGDFDHTGLHKCLSAFDLTFLGIGAIIGTGIFVLTGIAAATQAGPAVVLSFVIAGIACAFAALAYAELAAAVGGCGSAYGYSYVAFGELIAWIIGWDLILEYGVATAAVATGWAGYFNNALTAVGLALPNALTKAPMQGGIINLPAAGIVLILMVLLMLGMRESARTNMVMVFVKLLTIGVFISVAAFHVNPENWTPFMPFGWSGQSPDGKPVGVLAGAAMVFFAYVGFDAVSTAAEEAKNPQRDVPFGIIFSLVFCTAIYIVVAGLLTGMVPYTQLNVPSPVAHSLHLIGVNWASALVATGVIAGLTTVMLVLYYGLTRVFFAMSRDGLLPPFFAEVHPKTQTPVRVIAICGLLISLIAGFIPLGELAELVNIGTLAAFVLVCLGVVVLRIKQPDLPRPFKNPLNPVFPLLGAFSCSGLMAFLPWTTWVRFAVWLGIGVLVYFSYSIHHSKLQKHSA, from the coding sequence ATGGGCATGAAAATTTTTCGCACCAAATCCACCACCCCGGGTGATTTCGACCATACCGGCCTCCACAAATGCCTCTCCGCCTTTGATCTCACCTTTCTCGGGATCGGGGCCATCATCGGCACCGGGATCTTCGTCCTCACCGGCATCGCCGCTGCGACCCAAGCAGGTCCCGCCGTGGTGCTCTCCTTTGTCATCGCCGGGATCGCCTGCGCCTTCGCGGCCCTGGCCTATGCCGAACTCGCTGCGGCAGTGGGCGGCTGCGGCAGCGCTTACGGCTACAGCTATGTCGCCTTCGGCGAGTTGATCGCCTGGATCATCGGCTGGGATCTGATCCTCGAATACGGGGTGGCCACCGCCGCCGTGGCCACCGGCTGGGCAGGCTACTTCAACAATGCCCTCACCGCCGTGGGCCTCGCCCTGCCGAACGCCCTGACCAAGGCTCCCATGCAGGGCGGAATCATCAACCTGCCGGCGGCGGGCATCGTCCTGATTCTCATGGTTTTGCTGATGCTGGGGATGCGGGAGAGCGCCCGCACCAATATGGTGATGGTCTTTGTCAAACTGCTGACCATTGGAGTGTTCATCTCCGTGGCTGCGTTCCATGTCAATCCGGAAAACTGGACCCCCTTCATGCCCTTTGGCTGGAGCGGCCAAAGCCCGGACGGCAAGCCGGTCGGGGTGCTGGCCGGGGCGGCCATGGTCTTCTTTGCCTATGTGGGCTTCGACGCGGTTTCCACCGCTGCCGAGGAGGCAAAAAACCCGCAACGCGACGTACCCTTCGGCATCATCTTTTCCCTGGTTTTCTGCACCGCTATCTACATCGTGGTCGCCGGGCTGCTCACCGGCATGGTGCCCTACACCCAGCTGAACGTCCCTTCCCCCGTAGCCCACTCCCTGCACCTGATCGGGGTCAACTGGGCCTCGGCCCTGGTTGCCACCGGCGTCATCGCCGGCTTGACCACGGTGATGCTCGTTCTCTATTACGGGCTGACCCGGGTATTCTTCGCCATGTCCCGAGACGGCTTGCTCCCGCCGTTCTTTGCCGAGGTGCACCCGAAAACCCAGACACCGGTCCGGGTCATCGCCATCTGCGGTCTGCTCATTTCGCTGATCGCCGGCTTCATCCCTCTGGGCGAATTGGCCGAGCTGGTCAATATCGGCACCCTGGCCGCCTTTGTTCTGGTCTGTCTTGGGGTGGTCGTCCTGCGCATCAAGCAACCGGACCTGCCCCGGCCCTTCAAAAACCCGCTCAACCCTGTGTTCCCGTTGCTCGGCGCTTTTTCCTGCAGCGGGCTGATGGCTTTTCTCCCATGGACTACCTGGGTTCGCTTCGCGGTCTGGCTGGGGATCGGGGTTCTCGTTTATTTCAGCTATTCGATCCACCACAGCAAACTGCAAAAGCACTCCGCCTGA
- a CDS encoding SH3 domain-containing protein: MIRRLCFGLVFLFVFTTMAHAEMVSIKQAKARMRSGPGEKYPIKWELGIGYPLQVVSRKGSWLKVTDYESDTGWIYKTLVGKTPYMIVEKEKTIIRKGPSESERIIGNATRGVVLRTMTHKKGWVKVKHESGLTGWVQRETLWGW, from the coding sequence ATGATCCGGCGACTCTGTTTCGGACTCGTTTTTCTATTCGTTTTCACCACCATGGCCCACGCGGAAATGGTGAGTATCAAACAGGCCAAGGCGAGAATGCGTTCCGGGCCGGGAGAAAAATACCCGATCAAGTGGGAATTGGGGATTGGGTACCCCTTGCAGGTGGTCAGCCGCAAGGGCAGCTGGCTCAAGGTGACGGACTATGAATCGGACACGGGCTGGATATACAAAACCCTGGTTGGCAAAACGCCCTACATGATCGTTGAAAAAGAAAAAACCATTATCCGGAAAGGACCCTCGGAAAGCGAGCGCATCATAGGCAATGCCACCCGTGGCGTGGTCCTGCGGACGATGACCCACAAAAAAGGCTGGGTCAAGGTCAAGCATGAATCCGGGCTCACCGGCTGGGTCCAGCGGGAGACGCTCTGGGGCTGGTGA
- a CDS encoding 4Fe-4S binding protein translates to MESVRKWVQVIVGFLTNSSWSFPFSKTIYQGPLKVICAPGLNCYSCPAATSYCPMGSIQQLLGGLRIALENGQYYFGFSVLGTIGVLGGLFGRMICGWACPFGFIQEMLHKIPSRKFAIPRMLSYGKYIILLLFVVILPLVLVDEFGTGHPWFCKFICPAGTLEAGLPMLFLQPNLRNTLGLLFLNKFVVMVLFLLWAVFSSRPFCRTACPLGAFYAFFSKVRLVKLHLDKAKCTNCKACHHVCPMGVKFNESPDDPECITCLACMNKACQFDAISLEIGGIPLAVPDRGLSSASKP, encoded by the coding sequence ATGGAAAGCGTTCGCAAATGGGTCCAGGTAATCGTCGGTTTTCTCACGAACAGCTCCTGGTCCTTCCCCTTCAGCAAAACCATCTATCAGGGACCGCTCAAGGTGATCTGCGCGCCTGGGCTGAACTGCTACTCCTGCCCTGCGGCCACCAGCTACTGCCCCATGGGGTCGATCCAACAGCTGCTGGGCGGCCTGCGCATCGCCCTGGAAAACGGCCAGTATTATTTCGGTTTTTCGGTGCTCGGCACCATCGGGGTCCTCGGCGGGCTGTTCGGCAGAATGATCTGCGGCTGGGCCTGCCCCTTTGGCTTTATCCAGGAAATGCTGCACAAGATCCCCAGCCGAAAATTCGCAATCCCGCGCATGCTCTCGTATGGCAAATACATCATCCTGCTCCTTTTTGTCGTTATTCTGCCCCTGGTGCTCGTTGACGAATTCGGCACCGGCCACCCCTGGTTCTGCAAGTTTATCTGTCCGGCCGGCACCCTGGAAGCCGGGCTACCCATGCTCTTTCTCCAGCCCAATCTCCGCAACACCCTCGGCCTGCTCTTCCTCAATAAATTCGTAGTGATGGTCCTCTTTCTGCTCTGGGCCGTCTTTTCCAGTCGACCCTTCTGCCGAACAGCCTGCCCCTTGGGCGCTTTTTATGCGTTCTTCAGCAAGGTCCGGCTGGTCAAGCTGCACCTCGATAAAGCCAAATGCACCAATTGTAAGGCCTGTCACCATGTCTGCCCCATGGGGGTCAAATTCAATGAATCTCCCGATGACCCCGAGTGCATCACCTGTCTGGCCTGCATGAACAAGGCCTGCCAATTTGACGCCATCTCTCTGGAAATAGGCGGAATCCCCTTGGCCGTTCCGGACAGGGGGCTCTCCTCGGCCAGTAAACCGTAA
- a CDS encoding CD1871A family CXXC motif-containing protein has translation MPPTSRESHHKRSLRKGPFVVIPAFLFLWLIGVATGEPSRVLEQALQVCLSCIGIG, from the coding sequence ATGCCCCCAACCAGCCGCGAATCCCACCACAAAAGGTCACTCCGCAAAGGACCATTTGTGGTGATCCCCGCCTTTCTCTTCCTCTGGCTGATCGGCGTCGCCACCGGGGAACCGTCCCGCGTCCTGGAACAGGCGTTGCAGGTATGCCTGAGCTGTATAGGGATTGGCTGA
- a CDS encoding MTH1187 family thiamine-binding protein, with protein sequence MAIMQLTIIPLGTQTPSVGQYVADIQEILRREGVRHELTDMGTIIEGEVEVLLALASRLHGLPFGRGAQRVVTQIMLDERRDKDVKLGDKTAAVQARLT encoded by the coding sequence ATGGCGATCATGCAACTGACCATCATCCCTCTGGGCACCCAAACCCCCAGCGTAGGCCAATACGTAGCCGATATCCAGGAGATCTTACGCAGGGAAGGTGTCCGCCACGAACTGACCGACATGGGAACGATCATCGAAGGTGAAGTCGAGGTGCTCCTCGCCCTGGCCTCCCGGTTGCATGGGCTGCCCTTCGGCCGCGGCGCCCAGCGGGTCGTGACCCAGATTATGCTCGACGAGAGGCGGGACAAGGATGTGAAGCTGGGCGACAAAACCGCCGCGGTTCAAGCCCGTCTCACCTGA
- a CDS encoding PilZ domain-containing protein has product MKNKRKNSRVPFEVLIGLDFPDQRHAECKTADLSLKGVFVLGVTGHTIGENCLVSLRLVGSTSHLTLKMKGTVVRVEEDGLALHFYEMDLDSFFHLKNILYYNSENPDLLDEELFAQIETFQDKE; this is encoded by the coding sequence ATGAAGAACAAACGCAAAAACAGCAGGGTTCCGTTTGAAGTGCTCATCGGCCTGGACTTTCCGGACCAACGCCATGCGGAGTGCAAAACTGCGGACCTGAGTCTTAAGGGCGTCTTCGTGCTTGGCGTCACCGGACACACGATCGGCGAAAATTGCCTGGTCTCCTTGCGACTGGTTGGTTCAACCAGTCATCTGACTCTGAAAATGAAGGGCACGGTTGTCCGGGTGGAAGAAGATGGTCTGGCGCTGCACTTTTACGAGATGGACCTGGACAGCTTTTTCCATCTGAAAAACATTCTCTATTACAATAGCGAAAACCCGGATCTGTTGGACGAGGAACTTTTCGCACAGATTGAGACCTTCCAGGACAAGGAGTGA
- a CDS encoding prepilin peptidase yields the protein MLEDMVSFFVLLFGALVGSFLNVVIVRLPEEGASVVFPASHCPACKKNISWYDNIPVLSFLFLRGRCRQCGARISWRYPLVESAMALLSLALYLHFGLSLLFPIYFLFCAALIAVIFIDLQHQLIPDVISLPGIVLGFGLSFINPFVTWQESGLGILFGGGSFYLVALVYYLLTKREGMGGGDIKLLGMIGAFLGWHSLPFVVFGSSLLGTVVGVGAMIKQGKGGKTVIPYGPFLAIAALLYLFFRREILSLFVRYVLHG from the coding sequence ATGCTTGAAGATATGGTTTCTTTTTTTGTCCTCCTGTTCGGGGCCTTGGTCGGGAGCTTTCTCAATGTGGTCATTGTCCGTTTGCCCGAGGAAGGAGCCTCCGTTGTTTTTCCTGCCTCGCATTGCCCGGCCTGCAAAAAAAACATTTCCTGGTACGACAACATCCCGGTGCTGAGTTTTCTCTTCCTGCGCGGCAGGTGCCGCCAGTGCGGAGCGCGGATCTCCTGGCGGTATCCCCTGGTGGAGAGTGCCATGGCGCTCCTCTCCCTGGCTCTGTATCTCCACTTTGGCCTTTCTCTTCTCTTTCCCATCTATTTTCTTTTCTGTGCGGCCCTCATTGCGGTGATCTTCATCGATTTGCAGCACCAGCTTATTCCCGACGTGATCAGTCTGCCCGGCATCGTTCTCGGATTTGGCCTCTCTTTTATCAACCCGTTTGTCACCTGGCAGGAGTCCGGGTTGGGGATTTTGTTCGGGGGGGGGAGTTTTTATCTGGTTGCTCTGGTGTATTACTTGCTCACCAAGCGGGAAGGCATGGGCGGCGGCGACATCAAGCTGCTTGGGATGATCGGCGCTTTTCTGGGCTGGCACTCCTTGCCCTTTGTGGTGTTCGGCAGTTCGCTGCTGGGTACGGTGGTGGGGGTCGGGGCCATGATCAAACAGGGCAAGGGCGGCAAAACCGTTATCCCCTATGGGCCATTCCTGGCCATCGCGGCGCTGCTCTATCTCTTCTTTCGGCGGGAGATCCTCTCCCTTTTTGTCCGCTATGTGCTCCATGGCTGA